One Equus asinus isolate D_3611 breed Donkey chromosome 26, EquAss-T2T_v2, whole genome shotgun sequence genomic window carries:
- the CCDC9 gene encoding coiled-coil domain-containing protein 9 isoform X2 has protein sequence MSATLDLKSKEEKDAELDKRIEALRRKNEALIRRYQEIEEDRKKAELEGVAVTAPRKGRSVEKENVAVEVEKNLGPSRRSPGTPRPPGASKGGRTPPQQGGRAGMGRASRSWEDSPGEQPRGGAGGRGRRGRGRGSSHLSGAGDASAADRKSKEWEERRRQNIEKMNEEMEKIAEYERNQREGVLEPNPVRNFLDDPRRRNGPLEEPERDRREGSRRHGRNWGGPDFERVRCGLEQERQGRRAGLGGAGDMTLSMTGRERSEYLRWKQEREKIDQERLQRHRKPTGQWRREWDAEKTDGMFKDGPAAAADPPHRYDDQAWARPPKPPTFREFLSQHKAEVSRRKRKSSRPQAKAAPRAYSDHDDRWETKEAECPAPEAPQPTSLEETPVQPPETPAPAHRPPEDEGEEHAGEEDEGEDEEWEDVSEDEEEIEEEEEADEEEEEPAPDHRPPEAEAPRSPTREQAHQEPSGPEEPLPPPPAPATPSSPFSPPGGHQPVSDWGEEMELNSPRTAHPADALSPGEAWPFGNA, from the exons GAGATTGAGGAGGACCGTAAGAAAGCTGAACTCGAGGGCGTCGCGGTGACAGCCCCCCGGAAGGGCCGCTCAGTGGAGAAGGAGAATGTGGCAGTTGAGGTG GAGAAGAACCTGGGGCCCTCCCGGAGGTCTCCTGGGACCCCGCGGCCCCCAGGGGCCAGCAAGGGAGGCCGGACGCCTCCCCAGCAGGGGGGCCGGGCAGGCATGGGCCGGGCCTCCCGCAGCTGGGAGGACAGTCCAGGGGAGCAGCCtcgaggaggagctgggggccgTGGCCGGAGGGGCCGGGGCAGGGGGTCCTCTCATCTCTCCGGAGCCGGAGATGCCTCAGCTGCTGACCGCAAATCCAAG GAGTGGGAGGAGCGGCGCCGGCAGAACATTGAGAAGATGAATGAGGAGATGGAGAAGATCGCGGAGTACGAGCGGAACCAGCGG GAAGGCGTGCTGGAGCCCAACCCCGTGCGGAACTTTCTGGATGACCCGCGGCGCCGCAACGGGCCCCTGGAGGAGCCGGAGCGGGACCGGCGGGAGGGCAGCCGCCGGCACGGGCGCAACTGGGGGGGCCCTGACTTCGAGCGGGTGCGCTGTGGCCTCGAGCAGGAGCGGCAG GGCCGCCGGGCCGGCCTGGGCGGTGCTGGGGACATGACGCTCTCCATGACGGGCCGGGAGCGGTCGGAGTACCTGCGCTGGAAGCAGGAGCGGGAGAAGATCGACCAGGAGCGGCTGCAGAGACACCGCAAGCCCACCGGCCAGTGGCGGCGCGAGTGGGATGCCGAGAAGACCGATGGCAT gTTCAAGGATGGCCCAGCCGCTGCCGCGGACCCACCCCACCGCTACG ATGACCAGGCCTGGGCCCGGCCTCCCAAGCCCCCCACGTTCAGGGAGTTCCTGTCTCAGCACAAAGCCGAGGTCAGCcgcaggaagaggaagagcagcCGACCCCAGGCCAAGGCAGCCCCCCGTGCCTACAG TGACCACGATGACCGCTGGGAGACGAAGGAGGCTGAGTGCCCCGCCCCTGAGGCCCCACAGCCCACTTCCCTCGAGGAGACGCCTGTGCAG CCGCCTgagaccccagcccctgcccaccgGCCTCCGGAGGACGAGGGGGAGGAGCATGCgggggaggaggatgagggggaggACGAGGAATGGGAAGACGTGAGTGAGGACGAGGAGGAGAtcgaggaggaagaggaggctgacGAGGAGGAAGAGGAACCAGCCCCCGACCACCGCCCCCCCGAGGCGGAGGCCCCCAGGAGCCCCACCAGGGAGCAGGCCCACCAAGAGCCGTCTGGGCCCGAGgaacccctgcctcctcccccggCCCCCGCCACGCCTTCCAGCCCCTTCTCGCCCCCCGGAGGCCACCAGCCCGTGTCCGACTGGGGCGAAGAGATGGAGCTGAATTCTCCCCGGACCGCCCACCCGGCTGACGCCCTCTCTCCGGGTGAGGCCTGGCCTTTCGGAAATGCATGA
- the CCDC9 gene encoding coiled-coil domain-containing protein 9 isoform X1: MSATLDLKSKEEKDAELDKRIEALRRKNEALIRRYQEIEEDRKKAELEGVAVTAPRKGRSVEKENVAVEVEKNLGPSRRSPGTPRPPGASKGGRTPPQQGGRAGMGRASRSWEDSPGEQPRGGAGGRGRRGRGRGSSHLSGAGDASAADRKSKEWEERRRQNIEKMNEEMEKIAEYERNQREGVLEPNPVRNFLDDPRRRNGPLEEPERDRREGSRRHGRNWGGPDFERVRCGLEQERQGRRAGLGGAGDMTLSMTGRERSEYLRWKQEREKIDQERLQRHRKPTGQWRREWDAEKTDGMFKDGPAAAADPPHRYDDQAWARPPKPPTFREFLSQHKAEVSRRKRKSSRPQAKAAPRAYSDHDDRWETKEAECPAPEAPQPTSLEETPVQPPETPAPAHRPPEDEGEEHAGEEDEGEDEEWEDVSEDEEEIEEEEEADEEEEEPAPDHRPPEAEAPRSPTREQAHQEPSGPEEPLPPPPAPATPSSPFSPPGGHQPVSDWGEEMELNSPRTAHPADALSPGGDQPAPACLESGPSLPGTQQAEEEGSEAAPEAGPEGQETAEITDFQRASPNS, from the exons GAGATTGAGGAGGACCGTAAGAAAGCTGAACTCGAGGGCGTCGCGGTGACAGCCCCCCGGAAGGGCCGCTCAGTGGAGAAGGAGAATGTGGCAGTTGAGGTG GAGAAGAACCTGGGGCCCTCCCGGAGGTCTCCTGGGACCCCGCGGCCCCCAGGGGCCAGCAAGGGAGGCCGGACGCCTCCCCAGCAGGGGGGCCGGGCAGGCATGGGCCGGGCCTCCCGCAGCTGGGAGGACAGTCCAGGGGAGCAGCCtcgaggaggagctgggggccgTGGCCGGAGGGGCCGGGGCAGGGGGTCCTCTCATCTCTCCGGAGCCGGAGATGCCTCAGCTGCTGACCGCAAATCCAAG GAGTGGGAGGAGCGGCGCCGGCAGAACATTGAGAAGATGAATGAGGAGATGGAGAAGATCGCGGAGTACGAGCGGAACCAGCGG GAAGGCGTGCTGGAGCCCAACCCCGTGCGGAACTTTCTGGATGACCCGCGGCGCCGCAACGGGCCCCTGGAGGAGCCGGAGCGGGACCGGCGGGAGGGCAGCCGCCGGCACGGGCGCAACTGGGGGGGCCCTGACTTCGAGCGGGTGCGCTGTGGCCTCGAGCAGGAGCGGCAG GGCCGCCGGGCCGGCCTGGGCGGTGCTGGGGACATGACGCTCTCCATGACGGGCCGGGAGCGGTCGGAGTACCTGCGCTGGAAGCAGGAGCGGGAGAAGATCGACCAGGAGCGGCTGCAGAGACACCGCAAGCCCACCGGCCAGTGGCGGCGCGAGTGGGATGCCGAGAAGACCGATGGCAT gTTCAAGGATGGCCCAGCCGCTGCCGCGGACCCACCCCACCGCTACG ATGACCAGGCCTGGGCCCGGCCTCCCAAGCCCCCCACGTTCAGGGAGTTCCTGTCTCAGCACAAAGCCGAGGTCAGCcgcaggaagaggaagagcagcCGACCCCAGGCCAAGGCAGCCCCCCGTGCCTACAG TGACCACGATGACCGCTGGGAGACGAAGGAGGCTGAGTGCCCCGCCCCTGAGGCCCCACAGCCCACTTCCCTCGAGGAGACGCCTGTGCAG CCGCCTgagaccccagcccctgcccaccgGCCTCCGGAGGACGAGGGGGAGGAGCATGCgggggaggaggatgagggggaggACGAGGAATGGGAAGACGTGAGTGAGGACGAGGAGGAGAtcgaggaggaagaggaggctgacGAGGAGGAAGAGGAACCAGCCCCCGACCACCGCCCCCCCGAGGCGGAGGCCCCCAGGAGCCCCACCAGGGAGCAGGCCCACCAAGAGCCGTCTGGGCCCGAGgaacccctgcctcctcccccggCCCCCGCCACGCCTTCCAGCCCCTTCTCGCCCCCCGGAGGCCACCAGCCCGTGTCCGACTGGGGCGAAGAGATGGAGCTGAATTCTCCCCGGACCGCCCACCCGGCTGACGCCCTCTCTCCGG gagGTGACcagccagcccctgcctgcctggAGAGCGGGCCCAGCCTCCCAGGAACCCAGCAAGCTGAAGAGGAGGGGTCTGAGGCAGCTCCAG AGGCGGGCCCCGAGGGCCAGGAGACGGCGGAGATCACCGACTTCCAGAGG GCCTCTCCGAATTCCTGA
- the INAFM1 gene encoding putative transmembrane protein INAFM1, whose translation MRGPSCVGGGGESPGGAGLSEAPRGRWLRLAPVCAYFLCVSLAAVLLAVYYGLIWVPARPAAAAPAGPPPSAPLPPCAARPGAPPAPPPAAASVSCLLGAPGGPRPQLELPRSRRRRRSDPSRRPSRRMPGETPEAAGGRGPG comes from the coding sequence ATGCGGGGCCCGAGCTGCGTGGGCGGCGGCGGCGAGAGCCCGGGCGGCGCGGGGCTGAGCGAGGCCCCGCGGGGCCGCTGGCTGCGCCTGGCCCCGGTCTGCGCCTACTTCCTCTGCGTCTCGTTGGCCGCCGTGCTGCTCGCCGTCTACTACGGCCTCATCTGGGTTCCCGCgcggcccgccgccgccgcccccgccggccCGCCGCCTAGCGCGCCCTTGCCTCCGTGCGCCGcccgcccgggcgcgccgcccgccccgccgcccgccgccgcctcggTCTCCTGCCTCTTGGGCGCCCCCGGCGGGCCCCGACCCCAGCTCGAGCTGCcgcgcagccgccgccgccgccgcagcgacccCAGCCGCCGCCCGAGCCGCCGGATGCCGGGAGAGACGCCGGAGGCCGCGGGGGGGCGAGGACCCGGGTAA